A single genomic interval of Hafnia alvei harbors:
- the infA gene encoding translation initiation factor IF-1: protein MAKEDNIEMQGTVLDTLPNTMFRVELENGHVVTAHISGKMRKNYIRILTGDKVTVELTPYDLSKGRIVFRSR, encoded by the coding sequence ATGGCCAAAGAAGACAATATTGAAATGCAAGGTACCGTACTTGATACGTTACCAAACACGATGTTCCGCGTTGAATTAGAAAACGGACACGTCGTTACCGCTCACATCTCCGGTAAAATGCGTAAAAACTACATCCGCATTCTGACGGGCGACAAAGTCACTGTAGAGCTGACCCCGTACGACCTGAGCAAAGGCCGCATTGTCTTCCGTAGCCGCTGA
- the aat gene encoding leucyl/phenylalanyl-tRNA--protein transferase — MRIMQLDRQSTLFPPTDLALREPNGLLAIGGDLRPARLLAAYGAGIFPWFTPGDIILWWSPDPRAVLFPHELHISRSMAKFLRKHDFEVTINQAFADVIRECADQREEGTWIGEDVQQAYLKLHEQGYAHSVEVWQENRLVGGLYGVLQGSLFCGESMFSRATNASKTALIAFCEHFVSFGGTLIDCQVLNAHTESLGARNIPRSDYLHHLRIDQNKVINPACWKPQTIISREFAIKPHQNCP; from the coding sequence ATGCGCATCATGCAACTGGATCGGCAATCAACGTTGTTTCCCCCAACGGATCTCGCACTGCGTGAACCGAATGGGCTACTGGCTATTGGCGGGGATTTGCGCCCTGCCCGTTTACTTGCCGCCTACGGCGCGGGGATATTCCCTTGGTTCACCCCAGGGGACATCATTCTCTGGTGGTCGCCCGATCCACGTGCGGTTTTATTCCCGCATGAGTTGCACATTAGCCGCAGCATGGCGAAATTTTTACGTAAGCACGATTTTGAAGTCACGATTAATCAGGCGTTTGCCGATGTCATTCGTGAATGCGCCGATCAACGCGAAGAAGGCACATGGATTGGTGAAGACGTGCAGCAAGCTTATTTAAAGCTGCACGAGCAGGGCTATGCGCACTCCGTCGAGGTCTGGCAGGAAAATCGGCTCGTAGGCGGCCTGTATGGCGTGTTACAAGGTTCTCTCTTTTGCGGCGAGTCGATGTTCAGCCGCGCAACAAACGCCTCCAAAACGGCACTGATTGCGTTTTGTGAGCATTTTGTGTCGTTTGGGGGAACATTAATTGACTGTCAGGTGCTTAACGCGCACACTGAGTCGTTAGGTGCGCGTAATATCCCGCGCAGTGATTATTTACACCACTTACGGATTGACCAGAATAAGGTAATTAATCCCGCCTGCTGGAAACCCCAAACTATTATTTCACGCGAGTTTGCGATAAAACCCCATCAAAATTGCCCGTAA
- the cydC gene encoding heme ABC transporter ATP-binding protein/permease CydC, translating into MRVLLPFLALYRRHWFLISLGVVLAIVTLLASIGLLMLSGWFLAASALAGLAGLMTFNYMLPAAGVRGAAIIRTAGRYAERVVSHDATFRVLSHLRVFTFSKILPLSPGAIARFRQAELLNRLVADVDTLDHLYLRVISPLISAIVVIVVVTAGLSWFDPTLAITLGGIMLMLLFCLPLGFYQAGKPVGIALTELRADYRTLLITWVAGQAELAIYGAADRFRQALDAKEREWQQQQQKQASLTGAAQALMILASGLTFTLMLWLAASGVGHDAQPGALIALFVFSSLAAFEALAPVAGAFQHLGQVTASATRVAQMIDQKPEVTFPLSGPALSEQIAVNINHVSFSYPNQPVSVLNDISLSVRPGEKIALLGRTGCGKSTLLQLITRAWDCSQGEIRLNDIPLPTFDEATLRQATGVVSQRVHVFSSTLRDNLKIANDHATDLELKTVLEQVGLGKLLEDTGLNAWLGDGGRPLSGGEQRRLGIARALLHRSPLLLLDEPTEGLDADTEKQILELIMQHCQHKTLILITHRLQGLDKMDRVCVMENGQIVEQGHHAKLLDAKGRYYQLCQRL; encoded by the coding sequence ATGCGCGTACTATTGCCGTTTTTAGCACTCTATCGCCGCCACTGGTTCCTTATCTCTCTGGGCGTGGTTCTGGCTATCGTTACCCTTCTCGCCAGCATTGGGCTTTTGATGCTTTCGGGCTGGTTCCTTGCAGCATCGGCGCTGGCTGGGCTTGCGGGGCTGATGACATTTAACTATATGCTGCCAGCGGCTGGCGTACGCGGCGCGGCGATAATCCGCACCGCAGGACGTTACGCCGAGCGCGTTGTCAGCCATGATGCAACGTTTCGCGTGCTTTCCCATCTGCGCGTATTTACCTTTAGTAAAATACTGCCGCTGTCGCCGGGAGCCATTGCGCGTTTTCGTCAGGCGGAGTTACTCAACCGTTTGGTTGCCGACGTAGACACTCTCGATCATCTCTATCTGCGCGTCATATCTCCGCTGATTAGCGCCATCGTGGTGATCGTGGTCGTTACGGCTGGTTTGTCTTGGTTCGATCCCACGCTAGCAATCACGCTAGGCGGCATCATGCTGATGTTGCTGTTTTGCCTGCCGCTGGGTTTTTATCAAGCAGGAAAGCCCGTAGGGATTGCGCTAACTGAACTCCGTGCCGACTACCGCACTTTATTAATTACGTGGGTCGCAGGGCAAGCAGAACTCGCCATCTATGGCGCCGCCGATCGTTTCCGTCAGGCGCTGGATGCCAAAGAACGCGAATGGCAACAGCAGCAACAGAAACAGGCGTCCTTAACCGGCGCCGCGCAGGCTTTAATGATTTTGGCGTCGGGGCTAACGTTCACCTTAATGCTCTGGCTCGCCGCCAGTGGCGTTGGGCACGATGCTCAGCCGGGGGCGCTGATAGCGCTGTTTGTTTTCTCCTCACTGGCCGCGTTTGAAGCCTTAGCACCGGTTGCAGGCGCCTTCCAGCATTTGGGGCAGGTCACGGCATCAGCGACGCGTGTAGCGCAAATGATCGACCAAAAACCCGAGGTGACATTCCCTCTATCAGGCCCCGCACTGAGCGAACAGATTGCCGTTAACATTAACCACGTTAGCTTCAGCTATCCAAACCAGCCGGTTTCAGTACTTAACGATATTTCCCTTTCGGTGCGACCTGGAGAGAAAATTGCCCTGCTCGGACGTACCGGCTGTGGCAAATCGACCCTGTTACAGTTGATAACACGCGCATGGGACTGCTCTCAGGGCGAGATTCGCCTGAATGACATACCGCTGCCTACCTTTGATGAAGCAACGCTGCGACAAGCCACTGGTGTCGTCAGCCAGCGCGTACATGTTTTCAGTTCAACCCTGCGTGATAATTTAAAAATCGCCAATGACCACGCTACCGATCTTGAACTAAAAACCGTATTGGAACAGGTAGGTCTGGGCAAACTGTTAGAAGACACAGGACTGAATGCATGGCTCGGCGACGGCGGCCGACCACTCTCTGGCGGTGAGCAACGTCGCTTAGGCATTGCTCGCGCGTTGCTGCATCGCTCACCGCTGTTGCTGCTGGATGAGCCCACTGAAGGCTTGGACGCTGACACCGAGAAACAGATCCTTGAGCTCATCATGCAGCATTGCCAACACAAGACGCTGATCCTAATTACGCATCGCCTACAAGGCTTGGATAAAATGGATCGTGTCTGTGTGATGGAAAATGGCCAGATCGTCGAACAAGGTCATCACGCTAAACTTCTTGACGCAAAAGGCCGATATTATCAACTGTGCCAACGGCTATAG
- the cydD gene encoding heme ABC transporter permease/ATP-binding protein CydD → MNKNRQRELTQWLKQRSSLARRWLRISMILGLISGLLIVAQSWILAKLLHDLIIEQVPRQSLLLPFGLLIAAIVLRSALSWLRERVGFKCGQVVRVQIRNLVLNRLDELGPAWIQGKPAGHWATLILEQIEDMQEFYSRYLPQMYLATMIPLLILITVFPINWAAGMILLVTAPLIPLFMALVGMGAADANRRNFLALGRLSGNFLDRLRGLDTLRLFNRAAAETDNIRRSSEDFRSRTMEVLRMAFLSSAVLEFFTSISIAVVAVYFGFSYLGELNFGSYGTSVTLFAGFLVLILAPEFFQPLRDLGTFYHAKAQAVGAAESLVTFLAEDAESPTQGQGQEQLTGTHPVSIVASELEVLSPQGKVLAGPLTFSIDAGQRIALVGFSGAGKSSLINVLLGFLPYRGSLLVDGKELRELAPASWRQLLGWIGQNPNLPETTLRANVLLGAPHATETQLTTALERAHVTEFLPLLNDGVDTEIGEGAARLSVGQAQRVAVARALLRPCRLLLLDEPTASLDAHSEQLVMQALSEASHQQTTLMVTHQLDDVSTYDQIWVMDNGKLVQRGAYAELSQQKGPFADLLATRSKEL, encoded by the coding sequence ATGAATAAAAACAGGCAACGAGAATTAACCCAATGGCTCAAACAGCGCAGTTCGCTGGCCCGCCGTTGGCTTCGAATTTCTATGATCCTCGGTTTGATATCTGGACTTCTGATCGTCGCTCAGTCGTGGATCTTGGCAAAACTGCTGCACGATTTGATCATTGAGCAGGTACCACGCCAATCCCTCCTGCTGCCTTTTGGCCTATTGATTGCCGCCATTGTGCTTCGTTCAGCCTTAAGCTGGCTGCGTGAGCGCGTCGGTTTTAAGTGTGGCCAAGTGGTACGAGTACAAATTAGAAACTTGGTGCTCAATCGACTCGACGAACTGGGCCCTGCATGGATACAAGGAAAACCAGCCGGACATTGGGCAACGTTAATTCTTGAACAAATTGAAGACATGCAGGAGTTTTACTCTCGCTATTTGCCACAGATGTATCTGGCAACCATGATCCCGCTGTTGATTCTAATCACCGTATTCCCGATCAACTGGGCCGCAGGCATGATCCTGCTGGTCACCGCGCCGCTGATCCCGCTGTTTATGGCGCTGGTTGGTATGGGCGCCGCCGATGCCAACCGCCGAAACTTCTTGGCATTAGGACGTTTAAGCGGCAACTTCCTCGACCGCTTACGTGGATTAGATACGCTACGTCTGTTTAACCGCGCCGCTGCCGAAACCGACAATATCCGTCGTTCATCGGAAGATTTCCGCAGCCGCACCATGGAAGTTTTGCGCATGGCATTTCTTTCCTCTGCGGTGCTTGAGTTCTTTACTTCCATCTCCATCGCCGTGGTGGCGGTCTATTTTGGTTTTTCCTATCTCGGTGAACTCAATTTTGGTAGCTATGGCACCAGCGTGACGCTTTTTGCTGGTTTTCTGGTGCTTATTCTGGCGCCGGAATTCTTCCAACCGCTGCGTGATTTAGGCACCTTTTACCACGCCAAAGCACAGGCGGTGGGCGCGGCTGAATCACTGGTGACTTTTTTAGCTGAAGATGCCGAAAGCCCAACGCAGGGCCAAGGCCAAGAACAGTTAACAGGTACGCATCCCGTTAGCATTGTGGCTTCAGAGTTAGAAGTATTATCTCCGCAGGGAAAAGTACTGGCAGGGCCACTCACGTTTAGCATTGATGCCGGACAGAGAATCGCGCTGGTGGGCTTCAGCGGCGCGGGCAAAAGTTCGTTGATTAACGTGTTGCTCGGCTTCCTGCCCTACCGCGGTTCGCTCTTGGTTGACGGGAAAGAGCTGCGTGAATTAGCGCCAGCGAGCTGGCGTCAGCTCCTCGGCTGGATTGGGCAAAACCCTAATCTGCCAGAAACCACGCTGCGCGCTAATGTGCTACTGGGCGCTCCTCATGCCACTGAGACACAGCTAACCACCGCGTTAGAGCGTGCGCATGTTACCGAATTTTTACCCCTGCTAAATGATGGCGTTGATACGGAAATCGGTGAAGGTGCGGCTCGCCTCTCGGTAGGCCAAGCTCAGCGTGTTGCCGTGGCGCGCGCCCTGCTTCGTCCATGTCGCCTTTTGTTGCTAGATGAACCCACCGCCAGCTTGGATGCACACAGCGAACAGCTTGTCATGCAGGCATTGTCTGAAGCTTCACATCAGCAAACCACGCTGATGGTGACTCATCAGTTAGACGATGTGAGTACCTACGACCAAATTTGGGTGATGGATAATGGCAAGCTGGTTCAGCGCGGCGCTTATGCCGAGCTCAGCCAGCAAAAAGGGCCTTTTGCCGATCTGCTTGCAACCCGTAGTAAGGAGCTATAA
- the trxB gene encoding thioredoxin-disulfide reductase yields the protein MGTVKHSKLLILGSGPAGYTAAVYAARANLNPVLITGVEKGGQLTTTTEVENWPGDPEGLTGPLLMERMNEHAAKFNTEIIFDHIQRVDLQSRPFRLFGDSQEYTCDALIIATGASAQYLGLPSEEEFKGRGVSACATCDGFFYRQQEVAVIGGGNTAVEEALYLSNIASKVHLIHRRDTFRAEKILIGRMMDKVESGNIVLHTNRTLDEVQGDAMGVNGLRLKATDSDTVEELSVTGLFVAIGHKPNTAIFEGQLALENGYIKVQSGLSGNATQTSIPGVFAAGDVMDHIYRQAITSAGTGCMAALDAERYLDGLSAANQ from the coding sequence ATGGGCACAGTCAAACACAGCAAACTCCTGATCTTGGGTTCAGGCCCTGCGGGATATACCGCGGCGGTCTACGCGGCACGCGCTAACTTGAACCCGGTATTAATTACCGGCGTTGAAAAAGGCGGTCAGCTCACCACCACGACAGAAGTCGAAAACTGGCCAGGCGATCCAGAAGGGCTTACCGGTCCTCTGCTGATGGAACGTATGAACGAACATGCGGCCAAATTTAATACCGAGATTATCTTTGACCACATTCAGCGTGTCGATTTACAAAGCCGTCCATTCCGCCTGTTTGGCGATTCTCAGGAATACACCTGCGACGCTCTGATTATTGCGACCGGCGCTTCCGCGCAGTATCTCGGCCTGCCTTCTGAAGAAGAGTTCAAAGGCCGCGGCGTATCTGCCTGCGCGACCTGCGATGGTTTCTTCTATCGCCAACAAGAAGTCGCGGTGATCGGCGGCGGCAATACCGCAGTTGAAGAAGCGCTTTATTTGTCTAATATCGCTTCCAAGGTTCACTTGATACACCGTCGTGATACTTTCCGCGCCGAAAAAATCTTGATTGGACGCATGATGGATAAAGTGGAAAGCGGCAACATCGTGCTGCACACCAACCGCACGCTTGATGAAGTTCAAGGCGATGCAATGGGTGTAAACGGATTACGTTTAAAAGCCACCGACAGCGATACCGTTGAAGAGCTGAGCGTGACGGGCTTGTTTGTGGCTATCGGGCACAAACCAAACACGGCGATTTTTGAAGGTCAGCTCGCACTGGAAAATGGCTACATCAAAGTGCAGTCTGGCCTGAGCGGCAACGCGACCCAAACCAGCATTCCCGGCGTTTTCGCCGCGGGTGACGTTATGGACCATATCTATCGTCAAGCCATTACCTCGGCGGGCACCGGCTGTATGGCTGCGCTTGATGCTGAGCGTTATTTGGATGGGCTGTCTGCCGCCAATCAATAA
- the lrp gene encoding leucine-responsive transcriptional regulator Lrp: protein MADNKKRPGKDLDRIDRNILNELQKDGRISNVELSKRVGLSPTPCLERVRRLERQGFIQGYTALLNPHYLDASLLVFVEITLNRGAPDVFEQFNTAVQKLEEIQECHLVSGDFDYLLKTRVPDMSAYRKLLGETLLRLPGVNDTRTYVVMEEVKQSNRLVIKTR, encoded by the coding sequence ATGGCAGACAATAAAAAGCGCCCCGGTAAAGATCTCGACCGTATCGACCGTAACATCCTGAATGAGTTGCAGAAGGATGGACGAATTTCGAACGTTGAGCTTTCAAAGCGAGTTGGTTTATCACCAACTCCATGTTTAGAACGTGTGCGTCGCCTTGAACGTCAAGGTTTTATTCAAGGTTACACTGCGTTGTTGAACCCGCACTATCTGGATGCATCCTTACTGGTATTTGTAGAAATTACCTTAAATCGTGGAGCGCCAGACGTGTTTGAACAGTTCAATACGGCTGTTCAGAAACTGGAAGAAATTCAGGAGTGTCATCTGGTTTCAGGTGATTTCGACTATCTGTTGAAAACACGTGTGCCTGACATGTCCGCTTATCGTAAATTGCTTGGTGAAACCCTGTTACGCCTACCTGGCGTTAATGACACCCGTACCTATGTGGTTATGGAAGAAGTCAAACAGAGCAATCGCTTGGTTATCAAGACACGATAA
- a CDS encoding DNA translocase FtsK 4TM domain-containing protein, translating into MSQEYTEEKDVTLKRMSSGRRLYEALLIVVALFSIYLMVSLLSFDPSDPSWSQTAWHEPINNIGGGAGAWLADTLFFVFGVMGYAIPPVIIVLCWFAYRKRDDSGYVDYFSISLKLIGMLALVLASCGLASLNVDDLYYFASGGVIGSLLANGVIPLLGSVGGTLLLLGVWAVGLTLFTGWSWLTIAEKIGGVLLGGMTFMSNRSRRDREDDYDYEDDSREVVAAERERSAGEGADDVLLNTSAVEDDDDILLAKPVKQPVEAPFADVDAEDDDPLLGKLRPLHEAESSLNDVAQPAVTPTVAPTAAVSAVGAAVAAAQPVVSAATQPMTFSASEPEPVAEIKPSMPPLYSFEVPEDRPSNVANHSSRPTRSAWDDEGPRLGSFEPETPAPQAGSSSSGMNFSASHFEHDESPATPYINPGLSVDTVPFGAASRNDVVPATVSTAAAAGSMFMPAFSATEDSSLQVKQGVGPELPRPNPVRIPTRRELASLGIKLPSQRMAEEQAKKEAEAQRQQIEASPKPEQNVTQPMDEESLALRQAFAERQQQRYGEQQYAHQAEDEQAAEMARLQSEFSAQQQQRYQPQPAADENSSALSGVTASRNDLMDFSPAKALSEAAASNHNAFSFTPVSDLVDDGPSEPLFTITPEQEESAARDDDAYDVPFGRYDEPEQPVQYDSRQQDPRFAPVQQPSVPQAPQSQYSQHNSQYSQLAPSVQQPVAPQFAAPTAPVQQPAVTQQPAGQHPAMDGLIHPFLMRGHEQPLEKPTTPLPTLDLLTEPPANSEPVDMFALEQVGNLVESRLADYRVKAEVVGISPGPVITRFELDLAPGVKAARISNLSRDLARSLSAVAVRVVEVIPGKPYVGLELPNKHRQTVYLREVLDCTKFRESPSPLTIVLGKDIAGQPVIADLAKMPHLLVAGTTGSGKSVGVNAMILSMLYKATPDEVRFIMIDPKMLELSVYEGIPHLLTEVVTDMKDAANALRWCVGEMERRYKLMSALGVRNLAGYNERVEQAIAMGRPIPDPFWKPGDSMDMTPPVLEKLPYIVVLVDEFADLMMAVGKKVEELIARLAQKARAAGIHLVLATQRPSVDVITGLIKANIPTRIAFTVSSKIDSRTILDQGGAESLLGMGDMLYMPPNSSMPVRVHGAFVRDEEVHAVVQDWKARGRPQYIDSILSASEEGEGGFGLDSDEELDPLFDQAVAFVVDKRRASISGVQRQFRIGYNRAARIVEQMEAQGIVSSPGNNGNREVLAPPSHDM; encoded by the coding sequence TTGAGCCAGGAATACACAGAAGAGAAGGACGTTACTCTCAAACGAATGAGCAGTGGACGTCGGTTATACGAGGCGTTACTCATCGTAGTAGCGTTGTTTTCTATTTATCTTATGGTTTCGTTGCTGAGCTTTGACCCCTCGGATCCGAGCTGGTCGCAAACGGCATGGCACGAACCAATCAATAATATCGGCGGCGGCGCAGGAGCATGGCTGGCTGATACCTTATTCTTCGTTTTCGGAGTGATGGGTTATGCCATTCCTCCCGTCATCATCGTTTTGTGCTGGTTTGCCTATCGCAAACGCGACGACAGCGGCTATGTCGATTATTTCTCTATTTCGCTCAAGCTTATCGGTATGTTGGCATTGGTGCTGGCATCGTGTGGCTTAGCATCGCTGAACGTCGACGATCTTTACTATTTCGCCTCCGGCGGCGTGATTGGTAGCCTTCTCGCCAACGGCGTTATTCCTTTGTTGGGTAGCGTTGGCGGAACACTGCTTCTGTTGGGCGTTTGGGCGGTAGGGCTGACGTTATTTACCGGCTGGTCTTGGCTGACGATTGCCGAAAAAATCGGCGGTGTTCTTCTCGGTGGCATGACGTTTATGAGCAATCGTTCACGCCGCGATCGGGAGGATGACTACGACTATGAAGATGATAGCCGAGAAGTGGTTGCTGCTGAGCGTGAGCGTTCAGCAGGTGAGGGCGCAGATGATGTGCTGCTTAATACCTCCGCCGTTGAAGACGATGACGATATTCTCTTGGCTAAACCCGTAAAACAGCCTGTTGAAGCGCCTTTTGCTGATGTAGATGCTGAAGACGACGATCCTTTATTGGGTAAACTTCGTCCGTTGCACGAGGCTGAAAGTTCGCTAAATGATGTGGCCCAGCCCGCGGTTACACCGACGGTGGCCCCAACCGCCGCGGTATCTGCCGTTGGCGCTGCGGTTGCCGCCGCTCAGCCGGTGGTTTCTGCTGCAACTCAGCCTATGACTTTCAGCGCTTCAGAGCCAGAGCCTGTCGCGGAAATCAAGCCGAGCATGCCTCCGCTTTACTCTTTTGAAGTACCTGAAGATAGACCGTCTAACGTGGCTAATCACTCATCGCGCCCAACGCGCTCTGCTTGGGATGATGAAGGCCCACGTCTAGGCAGTTTTGAGCCTGAAACGCCTGCGCCACAAGCGGGCTCGTCTTCATCGGGGATGAATTTCTCCGCCTCGCATTTTGAACACGATGAATCGCCAGCAACGCCATACATTAATCCGGGTTTATCTGTGGATACGGTTCCGTTTGGCGCGGCCTCGCGTAACGATGTCGTTCCTGCAACCGTATCGACTGCAGCCGCCGCTGGCTCGATGTTTATGCCTGCGTTTAGCGCAACCGAAGACAGCAGTTTACAGGTGAAACAGGGCGTTGGACCTGAACTGCCGCGTCCAAATCCTGTGCGTATTCCAACTCGCCGTGAGTTAGCCTCTTTAGGCATTAAACTTCCTTCACAGCGAATGGCTGAAGAGCAGGCGAAGAAAGAAGCGGAAGCCCAACGCCAGCAAATTGAAGCGTCTCCAAAGCCGGAACAGAACGTTACTCAGCCGATGGATGAGGAAAGCCTTGCACTGCGTCAGGCGTTTGCCGAACGACAGCAGCAGCGCTACGGTGAGCAGCAGTATGCGCATCAGGCCGAAGATGAACAGGCTGCTGAAATGGCGCGGTTGCAGAGCGAGTTTTCTGCTCAGCAACAGCAGCGTTACCAGCCACAACCTGCCGCAGACGAGAATTCATCGGCATTAAGCGGTGTGACCGCTTCTCGCAATGACTTAATGGACTTCTCACCTGCGAAGGCATTGAGCGAAGCCGCGGCTTCCAATCATAATGCGTTCAGCTTTACTCCTGTTTCAGACTTAGTGGATGACGGTCCTTCCGAGCCATTATTCACTATTACGCCTGAGCAGGAAGAGAGCGCTGCACGTGACGATGATGCGTACGATGTTCCGTTTGGTCGTTATGATGAACCAGAACAACCTGTGCAGTATGATTCGCGTCAGCAAGATCCACGTTTTGCGCCGGTGCAGCAGCCATCTGTGCCGCAAGCGCCTCAATCTCAATATAGCCAGCATAATAGCCAATATAGCCAGCTAGCACCGAGCGTGCAGCAGCCTGTTGCGCCACAGTTTGCAGCTCCAACTGCCCCAGTGCAGCAGCCAGCAGTGACCCAACAGCCAGCAGGCCAGCACCCAGCGATGGATGGTTTGATTCATCCATTCTTGATGCGTGGTCACGAGCAGCCGCTGGAAAAGCCAACCACGCCGTTGCCAACGTTGGATCTGCTCACCGAGCCTCCTGCTAACTCCGAGCCGGTTGATATGTTTGCATTGGAGCAAGTGGGGAATCTGGTCGAATCACGTTTGGCTGATTATCGGGTCAAAGCCGAAGTTGTCGGGATTTCTCCGGGTCCGGTGATCACCCGCTTTGAGTTAGATTTGGCACCAGGCGTTAAAGCTGCGCGAATCTCTAACCTGTCGCGTGACTTGGCTCGTTCACTGTCTGCGGTTGCGGTGCGTGTGGTCGAAGTTATCCCGGGTAAACCTTATGTAGGATTGGAGTTGCCAAATAAGCATCGCCAAACGGTTTATCTGCGAGAGGTTTTGGACTGCACTAAGTTCCGCGAAAGCCCTTCTCCGCTGACCATCGTGCTGGGTAAAGATATTGCTGGTCAGCCTGTGATTGCCGATCTGGCAAAAATGCCACATCTGTTGGTGGCGGGTACCACGGGTTCCGGTAAGTCGGTTGGCGTGAACGCCATGATCCTCAGTATGCTGTATAAGGCGACGCCGGATGAAGTTCGCTTCATCATGATTGACCCTAAAATGCTGGAGCTTTCGGTTTACGAAGGGATCCCACATTTGCTGACCGAAGTGGTTACCGACATGAAAGATGCAGCTAATGCGCTGCGTTGGTGTGTGGGTGAGATGGAGCGTCGCTATAAGCTAATGTCAGCATTAGGCGTGCGTAACCTTGCTGGCTACAACGAACGCGTTGAGCAGGCGATTGCCATGGGACGTCCAATTCCAGATCCGTTCTGGAAACCGGGTGACAGCATGGATATGACGCCGCCGGTATTGGAAAAACTGCCTTATATCGTGGTGTTGGTCGATGAGTTTGCCGATCTGATGATGGCCGTCGGTAAAAAAGTGGAAGAGTTGATTGCACGCTTAGCTCAAAAAGCGCGTGCGGCGGGTATCCATTTGGTTCTGGCGACTCAGCGTCCATCGGTTGACGTTATCACCGGCTTGATTAAGGCGAACATTCCGACGCGTATCGCGTTTACCGTTTCGAGCAAAATCGACTCCCGTACTATCCTGGACCAAGGCGGTGCGGAATCGTTGCTGGGGATGGGGGATATGCTGTATATGCCACCTAACTCGTCAATGCCGGTTCGTGTGCATGGCGCATTCGTTCGTGATGAGGAAGTGCATGCGGTGGTTCAGGATTGGAAAGCGCGTGGACGTCCACAGTATATCGATAGCATCTTGAGCGCTTCTGAAGAGGGTGAAGGTGGATTTGGGCTAGATAGCGACGAAGAACTCGATCCGTTATTTGACCAAGCCGTTGCTTTCGTGGTTGATAAGCGCCGAGCGTCAATTTCAGGCGTTCAACGCCAGTTCCGTATTGGTTACAACCGCGCTGCGCGTATCGTTGAGCAGATGGAAGCTCAGGGGATCGTGAGCTCACCGGGTAATAATGGTAACCGCGAGGTATTAGCGCCGCCATCGCATGATATGTAA
- the lolA gene encoding outer membrane lipoprotein chaperone LolA: MKKLLLACCLMTGFASTAALATPSSDLQSRLNKVNSFHSSFTQTVTTADGAAVQQGEGELWVKRPNLFNWHMTSPDESVLVSDGKTLWFYNPFVEQVTATWLDSATSNTPFMLITRNDAKEWSQYNVKQTGDTFDLTPKSQKNNLKKFTINVSPTGTINGFTAVEQDGQSSAYKLKSQQSGVVDASKFQFTPPKGVTVDDQRQ, translated from the coding sequence ATGAAAAAGCTGTTATTAGCGTGCTGTTTAATGACTGGTTTTGCATCGACCGCCGCGCTGGCGACGCCAAGCAGTGACTTGCAGAGTCGTCTGAATAAGGTCAATAGTTTCCATTCAAGCTTTACTCAAACCGTAACAACAGCCGATGGCGCTGCGGTACAGCAGGGCGAGGGTGAGCTTTGGGTAAAACGTCCTAACTTGTTCAACTGGCATATGACCTCCCCCGATGAGAGCGTTTTAGTTTCTGATGGTAAAACGCTGTGGTTCTATAACCCGTTTGTGGAGCAGGTAACCGCGACTTGGCTAGATAGCGCCACCAGCAATACGCCATTTATGCTGATTACGCGTAACGATGCGAAAGAGTGGAGCCAGTATAATGTGAAGCAAACCGGTGATACGTTTGATCTGACCCCGAAAAGCCAGAAAAATAATCTGAAGAAATTTACGATTAACGTATCGCCAACGGGTACGATCAATGGCTTTACCGCCGTTGAACAAGACGGACAAAGCAGCGCATATAAACTGAAAAGCCAGCAAAGCGGCGTTGTTGATGCCAGCAAATTCCAGTTCACACCGCCTAAAGGCGTGACGGTGGACGATCAACGCCAATAG